One Paramisgurnus dabryanus chromosome 8, PD_genome_1.1, whole genome shotgun sequence DNA window includes the following coding sequences:
- the LOC135770417 gene encoding olfactory receptor 52E4-like, protein MSSKSNLYNVSFQLSLEGYDLPSDRAIIAFVFAALNYMIILFCNSFLLFTIIRNKALHHPMHILLVNLPINDLIGATALFPHIMKELLFDTRTISFSTCISQAFFIHVYALAAVFILTAMAYDRYIAICQPMRYNIIMSNCHLMKIISLVWLSNWVLIIVLFILLLRLPRCRSYLSNTYCDNPSLLQLVCADTTINNIYGLIITAICQVVTVGLILFAYLQILIACFRNKSSDTRSKALQTCGTHLIIFLLFECLGLFTIFSYRIKDISPHLRKFSVVAAMIIPPTLNPIIYGLKTKEIRVSALKLFQRKVYAS, encoded by the coding sequence ATGTCTTCAAAAAGCAACCTGTACAATGTGTCATTTCAGCTTTCTCTTGAGGGCTATGATCTTCCCTCTGATAGGGCCATCATTGCATTTGTATTCGCGGCTCTGAATTACATGATCATATTGTTTTGCAACTCTTTTCTCTTGTTTACTATCATACGCAACAAGGCTCTGCATCATCCCATGCACATCCTGCTGGTAAATTTGCCTATCAATGACCTTATAGGTGCCACAGCCCTGTTCCCACATATCATGAAGGAGCTTCTATTTGACACCCGGACCATATCGTTCTCCACCTGTATTTCCCAAGCTTTCTTTATACATGTGTATGCATTGGCTGCTGTGTTCATTCTGACAGCTATGGCATACGACAGATACATCGCCATCTGCCAGCCCATGAGATACAATATTATTATGAGCAATTGTCATCTCATGAAAATCATCTCATTGGTTTGGCTTTCTAACTGGGTACTAATTATTGTtctttttatattgctgttgCGTTTGCCCCGATGCAGGTCTTACCTTTCTAATACCTACTGCGATAACCCCTCCCTGCTGCAGCTGGTCTGCGCAGACACGaccattaataatatttatggATTGATAATCACAGCTATCTGCCAGGTAGTGACAGTAGGTTTGATTTTGTTCGCATACCTGCAAATCCTCATTGCGTGTTTCAGAAACAAAAGCTCTGACACGAGGAGTAAAGCTTTGCAGACGTGTGGTACGCATCTTATCATCTTCCTATTGTTTGAATGTTTGGGCCTTTTTACAATTTTCTCATACAGGATAAAGGATATTTCTCCTCACTTAAGAAAATTCAGTGTAGTGGCTGCTATGATAATACCACCAACACTTAATCCTATTATATATGGACTGAAAACCAAAGAAATTAGGGTCAGTGCGTTAAAACTGTTTCAGCGAAAGGTTTATGcatcatga